A section of the Devosia rhizoryzae genome encodes:
- the fabZ gene encoding 3-hydroxyacyl-ACP dehydratase FabZ produces the protein MNETTATATELDAMSIAEILAALPHRYPFLMIDRIVDIDTDESAVGIKNVTYNEPIFLGHFPGNPIFPGVLIIEGMAQTAGAIVIKHDSNRGGKNIVLMLGVDKAKFRKPAGPGDKIEFHIAKIQRRRNVGRYQATAKVDGNIIAEAEITAMIVPAES, from the coding sequence ATGAACGAGACCACCGCCACTGCGACTGAACTCGATGCGATGAGCATCGCCGAGATCCTCGCGGCGCTTCCACACCGCTATCCCTTTTTGATGATCGACCGCATCGTCGATATTGATACCGACGAGTCGGCTGTCGGCATCAAGAACGTCACCTATAACGAGCCCATCTTCCTCGGCCATTTTCCGGGCAACCCGATTTTTCCGGGCGTGCTCATCATCGAAGGCATGGCTCAGACAGCCGGTGCGATCGTCATCAAGCATGACTCCAATCGGGGCGGCAAAAACATCGTTCTGATGCTTGGCGTTGACAAGGCCAAGTTCCGCAAGCCTGCCGGTCCAGGGGACAAGATCGAATTCCATATCGCCAAGATCCAGCGCCGCCGCAATGTCGGCCGCTACCAGGCAACGGCAAAGGTGGACGGCAACATCATCGCCGAGGCTGAAATCACCGCAATGATCGTGCCGGCCGAATCTTGA
- the lpxA gene encoding acyl-ACP--UDP-N-acetylglucosamine O-acyltransferase, with translation MSDPVIHPTAIISESAQLGSGVRIGPYSIVGPNVVLGDDVELVSHAVVEGNTVIGKGTRIFPFASVGHEPQDLKFHGEDSRLEIGERCTIRESVTINPGTQNGGMLTKIGNDCLIMANAHVAHDAILGNNVIMANYVGIAGHVHVGDNVIFGGTCVIHQFSRIGSHAFIGAQSMVDGDVIPYGMAIGNRAHLTGLNLVGLKRRGFEREAIHRLRAAYRQIFASEGTLRERVEDAAELFKNDFLVQDVVRFISEASDRPILLPRNGQVTE, from the coding sequence TTGAGCGACCCCGTTATCCATCCAACGGCGATCATTTCGGAAAGCGCACAGCTCGGGAGCGGCGTTCGCATCGGGCCCTACAGCATCGTTGGTCCTAATGTCGTTCTCGGCGATGACGTGGAGCTCGTCTCCCACGCTGTCGTCGAAGGCAACACAGTCATCGGCAAGGGCACGCGCATCTTTCCCTTCGCGTCGGTTGGCCATGAGCCTCAGGACCTTAAGTTCCACGGTGAGGACTCACGCCTCGAGATCGGTGAACGCTGCACGATCCGTGAGAGCGTCACCATCAACCCCGGTACGCAGAACGGCGGCATGCTGACCAAGATCGGCAATGACTGCTTGATCATGGCCAATGCCCATGTCGCCCACGACGCCATCCTGGGTAACAATGTCATCATGGCCAACTATGTCGGCATCGCCGGCCACGTTCACGTCGGCGATAATGTCATTTTTGGCGGCACTTGCGTGATCCACCAGTTCAGCCGCATCGGTTCGCACGCCTTCATAGGCGCTCAATCGATGGTCGACGGCGACGTCATTCCCTATGGCATGGCCATCGGCAATCGTGCTCACCTCACGGGCCTCAATCTTGTTGGCCTCAAGCGTCGCGGCTTTGAGCGCGAGGCGATCCATCGCTTGCGTGCCGCCTACCGCCAGATCTTTGCGAGCGAGGGCACCTTGCGTGAGCGGGTCGAAGACGCGGCGGAGCTGTTCAAGAACGACTTCCTGGTGCAGGACGTCGTCCGTTTCATCTCCGAAGCCAGTGATCGTCCCATTCTTCTGCCGCGCAACGGGCAGGTTACAGAATAG
- a CDS encoding lipid-A-disaccharide synthase — MSTPLRLFVLAGEPSGDRIAADLVRRLKERVTLELSGVGGDELTAQGLRSLFPMSDLAVMGVTDVLLNLPKLLWRLEQTARAIIKAQPDVVVLVDAQDFSKLLARRLRSRGYVKPLILYVAPSVWARNPERAAKLKPLFNAVFAVLPFEPAVMEQLGGPPTVYVGHPSLGETIEVKQAREAGPLVLLPGSREGELRRHLPILKELAQELAGNPNITDLVIPTLPSLRPRLAREVESWAVPVTLVDDRSKRRELYAQAITAVCVSGTVTLELAMARLPMAVIYALDGHQARVYERLGQPAVSLPNIILSRTVVPEFVSGTVNSQRVAAAALDLIANKKARQAQVDAFGELAMLMEAGQPPHEREDPAEQVLALWRNQRLLIGS; from the coding sequence ATGAGCACGCCGCTGCGTCTTTTCGTTCTCGCAGGCGAGCCGTCCGGCGACCGCATCGCTGCCGACCTTGTGCGGCGCCTGAAGGAACGGGTGACGCTCGAGCTTTCAGGCGTCGGCGGTGACGAGCTTACGGCTCAGGGGCTCCGCTCACTTTTCCCCATGTCCGACCTTGCAGTCATGGGCGTCACAGACGTGCTGCTCAACCTGCCCAAGCTGCTGTGGCGCCTTGAGCAGACTGCTCGGGCGATAATCAAAGCTCAGCCAGATGTTGTCGTCCTCGTCGATGCGCAGGATTTTTCCAAGCTTCTCGCCCGTCGCCTGAGGTCGAGAGGCTATGTCAAGCCGCTGATCCTCTATGTGGCGCCTTCGGTCTGGGCTCGTAATCCGGAGCGCGCCGCCAAGCTCAAGCCACTATTCAACGCCGTCTTTGCCGTGTTGCCATTCGAGCCGGCGGTTATGGAGCAGCTTGGAGGTCCCCCTACCGTCTATGTCGGGCACCCATCCTTAGGCGAGACCATCGAAGTCAAGCAGGCAAGGGAGGCAGGCCCGCTCGTGCTGCTCCCCGGCAGCCGCGAAGGCGAATTGCGGCGCCATTTGCCGATCCTGAAGGAATTGGCGCAGGAGCTTGCGGGCAATCCAAACATCACGGATCTAGTGATCCCGACGCTTCCAAGCCTCCGCCCACGGCTGGCGAGAGAAGTCGAAAGCTGGGCGGTTCCGGTGACGTTGGTAGACGATCGATCAAAGCGGCGCGAGCTCTATGCCCAAGCGATCACGGCCGTCTGTGTTTCCGGGACCGTTACCCTGGAGCTCGCCATGGCGCGGTTGCCTATGGCGGTGATCTACGCTCTCGACGGCCACCAAGCTCGTGTTTACGAAAGGCTTGGGCAGCCTGCGGTGTCGCTTCCAAACATCATCTTGAGCCGCACTGTCGTGCCTGAATTCGTGTCTGGCACGGTCAACAGCCAACGCGTTGCCGCGGCTGCACTCGATCTTATAGCCAACAAAAAAGCTCGCCAGGCGCAGGTGGATGCCTTTGGCGAGCTTGCGATGTTGATGGAAGCGGGTCAGCCGCCTCATGAGAGAGAGGACCCGGCGGAGCAGGTCCTCGCCCTTTGGCGCAATCAGCGGCTGCTGATCGGCTCGTAG
- the gltA gene encoding citrate synthase — protein MTDKVAKLVIGDQTHEFPILSGSVGPDVMDIRSLYAKTGLFTYDPGFTSTAACDSAITYIDGDKGELLYRGYPIEQLAESSNYLEVCYLLLYGELPDAKTFKDFEQLVTRHTMVHEQMHYFYRGFRRDAHPMAIMTGVVGAMAAFYHDSTDINDPQQREIASIRMIAKMPTIAAMAYKYSVGQPFVYPRNDLDYASNFLHMCFSVPAEEYKVDPKIARAMDLIFTLHADHEQNASTSTVRLSGSSDANPFACIAAGVACLWGPAHGGANEAALNMLRQIGTVDRIPEFIARAKDKNDPFRLMGFGHRVYKNFDPRAKVMQQTAKEVLGILGVENNPTLQVAQELERIALEDQYFIDRKLYPNVDFYSGVILDAIGFPTSMFTVLFAVARTVGWISQWKEMIGDPQKKIGRPRQLYNGAVARDYEPISSR, from the coding sequence ATGACCGATAAAGTCGCCAAACTCGTCATCGGTGACCAGACGCATGAATTCCCGATCCTGAGTGGTTCGGTGGGTCCAGACGTGATGGACATCCGATCGCTTTACGCCAAGACGGGGCTGTTTACCTACGACCCGGGCTTCACCTCGACCGCTGCCTGCGACAGCGCCATCACCTATATCGATGGCGACAAGGGCGAGCTTCTCTATCGCGGTTACCCAATCGAGCAACTGGCCGAAAGCTCCAACTACCTCGAAGTCTGCTATCTGCTGCTCTATGGCGAACTTCCCGACGCCAAGACCTTCAAGGACTTCGAGCAGTTGGTGACGCGCCACACCATGGTGCACGAGCAGATGCACTACTTCTATCGCGGCTTCCGTCGCGATGCGCACCCAATGGCCATCATGACCGGTGTGGTCGGCGCCATGGCGGCATTCTACCACGACTCGACCGACATCAACGATCCGCAGCAGCGCGAGATCGCTTCGATCCGCATGATCGCCAAGATGCCGACGATTGCGGCCATGGCCTATAAATATTCGGTGGGCCAGCCCTTCGTTTATCCGCGCAACGATCTCGATTACGCGTCCAATTTCCTCCACATGTGCTTCTCGGTGCCGGCAGAGGAATACAAAGTCGATCCCAAGATCGCCCGCGCCATGGACCTGATCTTCACGCTCCATGCCGATCACGAACAGAACGCTTCGACCTCGACTGTGCGCTTATCAGGCTCCTCGGACGCTAACCCGTTCGCCTGTATCGCTGCCGGCGTGGCCTGCCTCTGGGGTCCGGCGCATGGGGGCGCAAACGAAGCGGCCCTCAACATGCTGCGCCAGATCGGGACCGTCGATCGCATTCCCGAGTTCATTGCCCGCGCCAAGGACAAGAACGACCCGTTCCGCCTCATGGGTTTCGGGCACCGGGTCTACAAGAACTTCGATCCACGCGCCAAGGTTATGCAGCAGACGGCGAAGGAAGTGCTGGGCATCCTGGGTGTCGAGAACAACCCGACCCTTCAGGTGGCGCAGGAGCTCGAACGCATTGCGCTTGAGGATCAGTATTTCATTGATCGCAAGCTCTACCCCAATGTCGATTTCTACTCGGGCGTGATCCTGGACGCGATCGGCTTCCCGACGTCCATGTTCACGGTTCTCTTCGCTGTGGCCCGCACCGTTGGATGGATCTCGCAGTGGAAGGAAATGATCGGCGATCCGCAAAAGAAGATCGGCCGTCCGCGCCAGCTTTATAACGGCGCCGTCGCGCGCGACTACGAGCCGATCAGCAGCCGCTGA
- the gltX gene encoding glutamate--tRNA ligase has protein sequence MSQVVTRFAPSPTGYLHIGGARTALFSWAYAQNQGGKMLLRIEDTDRERSTEAAVTALIDGLKWLGLHWDGEPISQFGRASRHAEVAHELVKIGHAYYCYCSPQELDQMREEARAAGKPPRYNGYWRDRDPSEAPEGVSPVIRIKSPLSGEIVVHDHVQGDVVFKTENLDDFIILRSDGTPTYMHAVVVDDHDMGVTHIIRGDDHLTNAARQIVIYNAMGWTVPEMAHIPLIHGPDGAKLSKRHGALGVEAYRQMGYLPEAVRNYLARLGWSHGDEEIFSTQQMVEWFSLEALNKGAARFDFVKLENINGHYIREADPAYLYQIMVDTAREVGRDTDVEGLTANHNTVLAALPELQPRAKTVLELIDLAQFIYALRPIQPDAAAAALLTDDSRAVLRSVAETLGGLAEWSVPAIDSAMRVLAEEKGLKLGKLAQPLRAALTGRTVSPGIFEVMVLIGREESLARLADQTAA, from the coding sequence ATGTCTCAGGTCGTCACCCGTTTTGCTCCGTCCCCCACCGGGTACCTCCATATCGGCGGCGCTCGCACGGCCCTGTTCAGCTGGGCCTACGCCCAGAACCAGGGCGGCAAGATGCTGTTGCGCATCGAAGACACGGATCGCGAACGCTCGACCGAAGCCGCCGTTACCGCACTGATCGATGGGCTAAAATGGCTCGGGCTCCACTGGGATGGCGAGCCGATCAGCCAGTTCGGCCGCGCCTCGCGTCACGCTGAAGTCGCCCACGAGCTGGTCAAAATCGGCCACGCCTACTACTGCTACTGTTCACCGCAAGAACTCGACCAGATGCGCGAGGAAGCACGCGCTGCCGGTAAGCCGCCGCGTTACAATGGTTACTGGCGCGACCGCGACCCGTCCGAGGCTCCGGAGGGGGTATCGCCGGTGATCCGCATCAAGTCGCCGCTGTCCGGAGAGATCGTCGTCCATGACCACGTCCAAGGCGACGTCGTGTTCAAGACCGAAAACCTCGACGACTTCATCATCCTTCGCTCGGACGGCACGCCGACCTACATGCATGCTGTAGTCGTCGACGACCACGACATGGGCGTCACGCATATCATTCGCGGCGACGACCACCTGACCAATGCCGCCCGCCAGATCGTCATCTACAACGCCATGGGCTGGACCGTGCCGGAGATGGCGCATATTCCGCTGATCCACGGCCCAGATGGCGCCAAGCTCTCCAAGCGCCATGGCGCCCTCGGCGTCGAAGCCTACCGGCAGATGGGCTATCTGCCTGAAGCGGTGCGCAACTACCTGGCACGCCTCGGCTGGAGCCATGGCGACGAAGAAATCTTCTCGACCCAGCAGATGGTCGAGTGGTTCAGCCTTGAAGCCCTCAACAAGGGTGCGGCTCGCTTCGATTTCGTCAAACTCGAAAACATCAACGGCCACTACATCCGCGAAGCCGACCCGGCCTATCTTTACCAAATAATGGTCGATACCGCTCGCGAAGTTGGCCGCGACACCGACGTCGAAGGTCTCACCGCCAACCACAACACCGTGCTGGCCGCCCTGCCCGAGTTGCAGCCGCGTGCCAAGACGGTGCTGGAACTGATCGATCTTGCACAGTTCATCTACGCTCTGCGTCCGATCCAGCCAGATGCTGCGGCAGCCGCACTGTTGACCGATGACAGCCGCGCCGTTCTGCGCAGCGTTGCTGAAACGTTAGGGGGTCTTGCCGAATGGTCAGTGCCTGCGATCGACAGCGCCATGCGTGTGCTTGCTGAAGAAAAAGGGCTCAAGCTCGGCAAGCTGGCCCAGCCGCTGCGCGCAGCGCTCACCGGACGCACCGTATCTCCGGGCATTTTCGAAGTCATGGTGCTGATCGGCCGTGAGGAAAGCCTCGCCCGACTCGCCGATCAAACCGCTGCCTGA
- a CDS encoding ComEC/Rec2 family competence protein, producing MASEQTLGSAVSPARQQWPPNAVAASPVWSLSRSVRQAILTATDNRRLFVLLPFSLIAGLTIYAVLPAEPAPELFALGTALMLGSLALALWQRSLNQLRWATQLAALWLGFCLLPIHAALFGTSMLAYPAYGIYEAQVDEIISSDGEERRLVASNLVPIGDSRPIDIRRARLLLPADVDLQPGDRMRAELRLAPIPGPVLPGAHDSQFHSYFIGIGAYGSATGSVERIKEGETVNLGRQVQALRDRIAARIDAVLEDDTAAIGKAMVVGDQSGISDEIRDVMAASGLAHIYSISGLHLSIVAGGVFWLVRLLLASVPLLVSWPAKHIAAVAGIIAAFLYLLLAGGVDNVPAFRSTLMLALIFGAVLAGRLALTMRNVAIAAILIILIDPASVFRPSFQLSFAAVVGLIGIYEMPQRWGNAAGGGVGRLARTVAATGWTSLIAGAATLLFSAHHFQQTSPLSVVGNVLALPFVGLVIMPFGALSVLLMPFNLEAPALLLMGWGIDRMVDVAELVAGWSAGITGNPLLSGWTLVCGLGALAWFSFFENRWRLLGPVVAAALILILGFDSRPDVLISDTTQAVAVRDGDGMALATGRTGSFAVDVWSQNYQTKIAAVHSGARCDSLGCIVRTPDYSIAIVANAAAFAEDCGTHDLVIARVYAPANCNKDGVFIGPSKLRYGGVHWLNWDQNTGRFDVRPAIPNSTRPWRVSPR from the coding sequence GTGGCGAGCGAGCAGACATTGGGAAGTGCGGTCAGCCCGGCACGCCAACAATGGCCGCCGAACGCCGTGGCCGCTTCGCCAGTCTGGAGCTTGTCCCGAAGTGTTCGCCAGGCGATCCTCACGGCAACGGATAATCGCCGTCTTTTTGTTCTGCTGCCGTTCAGCCTTATCGCCGGACTGACGATCTATGCCGTGCTACCCGCTGAGCCTGCCCCGGAGCTCTTTGCGCTTGGCACAGCACTAATGCTGGGCAGCTTGGCGTTGGCTCTCTGGCAGCGGTCATTGAACCAGCTCCGATGGGCAACGCAGCTCGCGGCGCTCTGGCTCGGCTTCTGTCTGCTGCCGATCCATGCCGCCTTATTTGGCACATCCATGCTCGCCTATCCGGCCTATGGCATTTACGAGGCGCAGGTCGACGAGATCATTTCCTCGGATGGCGAGGAGCGGCGGCTGGTGGCCTCAAATCTTGTACCGATCGGAGACTCGCGACCTATCGATATCCGGCGCGCGCGGTTGCTCTTGCCTGCCGATGTCGATCTTCAGCCCGGCGACCGAATGCGGGCAGAACTTCGGCTGGCTCCCATCCCCGGGCCAGTCTTGCCCGGGGCGCATGATAGCCAGTTCCATTCCTACTTTATCGGCATCGGCGCTTATGGATCGGCGACCGGCTCTGTGGAGCGGATCAAGGAAGGGGAGACGGTCAATCTGGGCCGGCAGGTACAAGCGCTGCGCGACCGTATAGCGGCACGCATCGATGCTGTGCTCGAAGACGATACTGCTGCAATTGGCAAGGCCATGGTGGTGGGTGATCAGAGCGGCATCAGCGACGAAATCCGGGACGTGATGGCTGCTTCGGGCCTTGCACATATCTATTCTATCTCTGGTCTGCATTTGTCGATCGTCGCCGGCGGCGTGTTCTGGTTGGTTCGCCTATTGCTGGCTTCGGTACCGCTGCTGGTGAGTTGGCCGGCAAAGCACATCGCCGCAGTTGCGGGCATTATCGCAGCGTTTCTCTACCTGCTACTGGCAGGCGGAGTGGACAACGTGCCAGCATTTCGATCGACGTTGATGCTGGCGCTGATCTTTGGTGCCGTGCTTGCGGGTCGCCTGGCGTTGACCATGCGCAATGTTGCGATTGCGGCGATCCTGATCATTTTGATCGATCCGGCCAGTGTCTTCCGCCCCAGCTTTCAGCTGTCGTTCGCCGCCGTGGTCGGGCTGATTGGTATTTATGAAATGCCACAGCGCTGGGGAAATGCCGCGGGCGGTGGCGTTGGCCGGCTGGCCCGGACCGTGGCGGCCACGGGTTGGACGAGCCTCATCGCGGGCGCGGCTACGCTTCTGTTTTCGGCCCATCACTTCCAGCAAACATCGCCGCTGAGCGTCGTGGGCAATGTGCTGGCCCTGCCTTTCGTTGGGCTGGTGATCATGCCCTTTGGCGCTCTTTCCGTGCTGCTGATGCCGTTTAACCTTGAAGCACCGGCTCTACTGCTCATGGGATGGGGTATCGACCGGATGGTCGATGTTGCTGAACTGGTAGCCGGCTGGAGCGCGGGCATAACCGGTAACCCGCTACTTTCCGGTTGGACGCTTGTCTGTGGCCTTGGCGCCCTCGCGTGGTTTTCCTTTTTCGAAAACCGGTGGCGCCTACTGGGTCCGGTCGTGGCGGCCGCGCTTATCCTGATCTTGGGTTTCGATTCCCGTCCCGACGTCCTGATCTCGGACACGACGCAAGCAGTTGCGGTTCGGGATGGAGACGGCATGGCGCTGGCGACGGGCCGGACTGGAAGTTTCGCTGTCGACGTCTGGAGCCAGAACTACCAGACAAAAATCGCCGCGGTGCATAGCGGCGCGCGGTGCGACAGTCTTGGCTGCATCGTGCGGACGCCGGATTATTCGATTGCGATCGTTGCCAATGCTGCGGCCTTTGCCGAGGATTGCGGCACGCATGACCTGGTGATTGCCCGCGTATATGCACCGGCAAATTGCAATAAGGATGGTGTCTTTATCGGTCCGTCCAAACTCCGCTACGGCGGAGTGCACTGGCTGAATTGGGACCAGAATACCGGGCGGTTTGACGTCCGCCCGGCAATCCCTAATTCTACCCGGCCGTGGCGAGTTTCACCACGGTAA